A genomic window from Spartobacteria bacterium includes:
- a CDS encoding efflux RND transporter periplasmic adaptor subunit → MKIKWIMFTLLAVLAAFWIGRLSYHGKTPEGMNNPAPALNPSSRQQAPSEMVTWPVMRKAAYEEINLSGHMAFDESRLATISARFPGRIDRLSANYTGLSVREGDPLAELYSPEMTTAQQELYEAATLLQKTDSPALQKQADAARAKLNVMGIDALQIREAELLGAITQHVTIGTPIRGMVIEKAVSEGEYVQTGTRLFTVADLSRLWVLLDGYERDAGRLRTGQPVELTTPALPGHVFEGLIAFVDPVLSNKTRTFGVRVEVDNAEGLLKPGMLAQARARVQLDERGRVMSAATKPRHSLNPLVIPASAPLLTGKGALVYVETGEGHYEGREVTLGPRAGDVYIVLEGLNEGENVVVQGAFKLDGELQIMARPSMMNPTEHIDTSLRRSDGATPTEFRDIL, encoded by the coding sequence ATGAAAATAAAATGGATCATGTTTACCCTGCTGGCCGTTCTGGCGGCGTTCTGGATTGGACGACTTTCGTATCACGGGAAAACCCCTGAGGGAATGAACAACCCTGCACCTGCTCTGAATCCGTCGTCCCGCCAGCAGGCGCCGTCCGAAATGGTCACCTGGCCGGTCATGCGAAAGGCGGCCTATGAAGAGATCAACCTGTCCGGACACATGGCCTTCGATGAAAGCCGGCTGGCCACCATTTCGGCGCGTTTTCCCGGACGTATCGACCGCTTGTCTGCCAATTATACCGGCCTTTCCGTACGCGAAGGTGATCCTCTGGCGGAACTATATTCGCCCGAAATGACCACCGCACAGCAGGAATTATACGAGGCCGCCACCCTGCTGCAAAAAACGGATTCGCCCGCACTGCAAAAACAGGCCGATGCAGCCCGCGCTAAACTCAACGTAATGGGCATTGATGCATTGCAGATTCGCGAAGCGGAGCTGCTGGGTGCCATTACACAGCACGTCACTATCGGCACCCCTATTCGCGGCATGGTGATCGAAAAAGCGGTCAGTGAGGGCGAATATGTGCAAACAGGAACCCGCCTGTTTACGGTCGCGGATCTATCGCGTCTATGGGTGCTGCTGGATGGTTATGAAAGGGATGCCGGACGCCTGCGGACGGGTCAACCCGTCGAGTTGACCACCCCCGCCCTGCCCGGTCACGTTTTTGAAGGACTCATCGCATTTGTTGACCCCGTTTTATCCAATAAAACCCGAACCTTCGGCGTACGGGTGGAAGTGGACAACGCGGAGGGCCTGCTAAAACCCGGTATGCTAGCACAGGCGCGTGCAAGGGTACAACTGGATGAACGCGGACGCGTCATGAGCGCAGCGACCAAACCCCGGCATTCGCTGAATCCATTGGTGATCCCCGCATCCGCCCCCCTGTTGACCGGGAAAGGGGCGCTGGTTTATGTGGAAACAGGGGAGGGACACTATGAAGGACGCGAAGTCACGCTCGGCCCGCGTGCCGGCGATGTTTATATCGTTCTGGAAGGCTTGAACGAGGGCGAAAACGTGGTGGTTCAGGGTGCCTTTAAACTGGATGGAGAACTGCAGATCATGGCGCGGCCCAGCATGATGAACCCGACAGAACATATCGATACTTCGCTGCGGCGAAGTGATGGAGCAACCCCGACCGAATTCCGAGATATCCTATGA
- a CDS encoding PAS domain S-box protein, with amino-acid sequence MTAALFIALAGNISLLITIVVVLYLCYQKLFHRDPVYTVKMGLLAGLIGVLILSAHITLFPGVFLDARSILLSCCGLFFPVIPALATMLICSCYSAFQEGTGAIPGIIVICGSTLIGCVWNIFRTRHGRPHIYSWRELYLFGWVIHLFMLAILMTVTEPVPLDIIRKLWMPLLILYPLGTMFFGAMLSFQIRKVMEKTQLSESEKRYHSLSDNIPDMILRLDHHFNYLYVNPALEQHAGVSAESFMGKTFFDQPPFPHCTDSWNTALSSAFVTKHEQWLDCTFTNVKTGADIHIEARMVPEINDDPSRKSILVICRDITQRVETIMALERKNKEMNGYYNAITDLFCIIDRTGIITRINPLQWKAILGYTSADVVGQTCRSLIHPEDVSASAIFHNQSNNLKKNDKIDITCRLRCKSDAYKTIRIHAYASDDYTYAIGQDLTESMETQQALRSWERKFIIFFENMSEGCGIFQMEYNGKEPVDYHIVEVNNAYCTHTNINKAEAAGQRVGDLFETHPPPFLKIFAEVVKTGRSRSFEAYHEPLKKFFRVSAIALDSQTFATVSEDITDHKKREIELRHKTTELEQFTYSAAKDLKTPLISIRSYISFLEEDLREEASEDQVTRDLSVLRHSAEKMDDIMNEIMRVAHVGRPHSPSQQLTPDEIVKHAIRICSKNNSTMQVRTEFNPCPILLIGEKQRLAEIWIGIIDFALCHARPSEAPVLGIGVKQIHEQTVFYVESNGMPLSDAQRHNIFEFNDIMEDSSITIPTNTLAIVKRIIRLFNGNIWAEEDRDRICIKFTLPSAIFCEL; translated from the coding sequence ATGACCGCAGCACTCTTCATCGCCCTGGCAGGCAATATCTCCCTGCTCATAACCATCGTGGTCGTACTATACCTGTGCTATCAGAAACTGTTTCACCGCGATCCTGTTTACACGGTCAAAATGGGCCTTTTGGCGGGTTTGATCGGGGTTTTGATCCTCTCCGCACACATCACGCTTTTCCCCGGCGTATTTCTTGATGCCCGCTCGATTCTGCTCTCCTGCTGCGGTCTTTTTTTTCCTGTAATCCCTGCGCTGGCAACCATGCTGATCTGTAGTTGCTACAGCGCGTTTCAGGAGGGAACAGGTGCTATCCCCGGAATTATTGTCATTTGCGGTTCTACCCTGATCGGTTGTGTATGGAATATTTTTCGGACGCGACATGGTCGACCGCATATTTACTCCTGGCGGGAACTATACCTGTTCGGCTGGGTAATCCACCTGTTCATGCTTGCAATACTGATGACCGTAACAGAGCCTGTGCCACTGGATATTATTCGGAAATTATGGATGCCTCTACTGATTCTGTATCCACTCGGCACCATGTTTTTTGGCGCAATGCTGTCTTTTCAAATACGCAAAGTAATGGAAAAAACACAATTATCCGAGAGTGAAAAACGCTATCACTCCCTCAGCGATAATATCCCGGATATGATACTGCGGCTGGATCATCATTTTAACTACTTATATGTTAATCCGGCACTGGAACAACACGCAGGTGTTTCGGCTGAATCCTTCATGGGAAAAACTTTTTTTGATCAGCCACCTTTCCCCCACTGTACAGACTCATGGAATACAGCACTGTCCAGTGCCTTTGTGACGAAACATGAACAATGGCTTGATTGTACATTCACTAACGTAAAAACCGGAGCCGATATACACATTGAGGCGCGTATGGTGCCTGAAATCAATGACGATCCCAGCCGTAAATCCATTCTCGTTATTTGCCGTGACATCACGCAACGAGTAGAAACAATCATGGCGCTCGAACGCAAAAACAAAGAAATGAATGGCTATTACAATGCCATAACCGATCTTTTTTGCATCATTGACCGCACGGGCATCATTACACGAATTAATCCCTTACAGTGGAAAGCGATACTTGGCTATACATCCGCTGATGTTGTGGGGCAGACATGCCGTTCTCTGATCCATCCGGAGGACGTGTCCGCCTCCGCGATTTTTCATAATCAATCAAATAACCTGAAGAAAAACGACAAAATTGACATCACATGCCGACTGCGCTGCAAGTCTGACGCCTATAAAACCATTCGAATCCATGCCTATGCATCCGATGATTATACATATGCCATTGGACAAGATCTGACTGAATCCATGGAAACGCAGCAGGCGTTGCGGTCATGGGAACGCAAATTCATCATCTTCTTTGAAAACATGTCCGAGGGCTGTGGTATTTTCCAGATGGAATATAACGGAAAAGAACCTGTGGATTATCACATTGTTGAAGTAAATAATGCCTATTGTACGCACACAAATATCAATAAGGCCGAGGCTGCGGGACAACGGGTCGGGGATCTTTTCGAAACACATCCCCCGCCGTTTTTAAAGATCTTCGCCGAGGTCGTGAAAACGGGACGTTCCCGTTCCTTTGAAGCCTACCATGAACCGCTCAAAAAATTCTTTCGCGTATCGGCCATTGCCCTGGACAGCCAGACGTTTGCAACCGTATCGGAAGATATTACCGATCACAAAAAACGTGAGATAGAATTGCGCCACAAAACCACCGAACTGGAACAATTCACGTATTCGGCCGCAAAAGATTTGAAGACACCCCTTATCAGTATCCGCTCGTATATCTCTTTTCTGGAAGAAGATTTACGCGAAGAAGCATCTGAAGATCAGGTAACTCGCGACCTTTCTGTATTGCGGCATTCCGCCGAAAAAATGGACGATATTATGAATGAAATCATGCGTGTGGCTCATGTCGGACGACCCCATTCGCCATCGCAGCAGCTAACGCCCGATGAAATAGTAAAACATGCGATCCGGATTTGTTCAAAAAACAACAGCACCATGCAGGTCCGCACAGAATTCAACCCATGCCCCATTCTGCTTATCGGCGAAAAACAGCGTCTTGCTGAAATATGGATCGGCATCATTGATTTTGCATTGTGCCATGCCCGGCCGTCGGAAGCCCCTGTTCTCGGCATCGGTGTAAAACAAATCCATGAACAGACCGTATTTTACGTCGAAAGCAATGGAATGCCCTTAAGCGATGCCCAGCGGCATAACATCTTTGAATTTAATGACATCATGGAAGATTCATCCATCACTATTCCCACCAATACGTTAGCAATAGTAAAACGCATAATTCGTCTTTTCAACGGGAATATCTGGGCTGAGGAAGACCGCGACAGAATATGTATCAAGTTCACCCTGCCCTCCGCTATTTTTTGCGAATTATAG
- a CDS encoding response regulator — protein MNIPHPLHILIIDPEEAHSEAMCRVLRSSAMYCNIDTGTTLKDYRRIVAEGGIALTIINMDLPDGIAAEILVNPPENGSFPVLVTTSFGNERIAVETLKAGAIDFLVKSTEAFHHLPRTITRILREWDLLSSRKTTLQALKSSEERFRNLIELAPDGMVLCDHNGMITQVNSSTLELTGRRPEELIGIAAGSLWDKTFPKELTVDIGHAKCITRPDGSVVYVENHSKMMPDGSYQMLMRDISERISAQEERISMERQLQHMQKLESLGVLAGGIAHDFNNLLTVIIGNLDLSICLLEPESELEPLLTASLQSARKAADLTHHMLDYAGQGRFVDETIQVNTIIRESESMVESMISGNAKLKFELTEDIPTLYADPSQIQQLIINILVNAAEAQDKRKGNITLTTGVQQVTAEDLKDSVLREKANPGLFVHIKVTDTGCGMDEETKSKVFDPFFSTKFTGRGLGMSAVMGIVRRYHGAIMLESRLNEGTTVTVLFPVKQKSILLAEQSAVHVPITEIPPQKQPAFLVVDDEDAILQVTGVMLQEMNYDCVAASTGAEAYAKSDVYGASLFGAIIDLTLPDINGRELYDALSTKYPHMHFIFTSGYQHSDIRSMLPDGNIQFIQKPFSLDEFFKVISRINDNKAPV, from the coding sequence GCCCGATGGAATAGCGGCTGAGATTCTGGTGAATCCGCCGGAAAACGGTTCATTTCCCGTCTTGGTGACCACCAGTTTCGGCAACGAGCGCATTGCGGTGGAGACGCTGAAAGCGGGCGCCATCGATTTTTTGGTCAAATCAACCGAAGCCTTTCATCATCTGCCGCGAACGATCACTCGGATATTGAGAGAATGGGATCTTTTAAGTTCCAGAAAAACCACATTGCAGGCACTTAAATCCAGTGAAGAACGGTTTCGCAATCTGATCGAACTGGCACCGGACGGCATGGTTCTGTGTGACCACAACGGCATGATTACGCAAGTCAACAGCAGTACACTGGAGCTGACCGGACGGCGACCGGAAGAACTTATTGGTATAGCAGCAGGCTCACTGTGGGACAAAACCTTTCCCAAGGAACTCACGGTGGACATCGGCCATGCCAAATGCATTACGCGGCCTGACGGGAGCGTGGTTTACGTAGAAAACCACTCCAAAATGATGCCTGACGGCAGCTATCAGATGTTGATGCGCGATATTTCAGAACGTATTTCTGCACAGGAAGAAAGAATCAGCATGGAGCGCCAGTTGCAGCATATGCAGAAACTGGAAAGTCTGGGGGTGCTGGCTGGCGGTATTGCGCATGACTTCAACAACTTATTGACGGTGATTATTGGAAACCTGGATTTATCCATCTGCCTGCTCGAACCGGAGTCTGAGTTGGAGCCATTGCTTACCGCGAGTCTGCAGTCCGCACGAAAAGCAGCCGATCTAACCCATCACATGCTGGACTATGCAGGACAGGGACGTTTCGTGGATGAAACGATTCAGGTCAACACGATCATTCGTGAATCAGAAAGCATGGTTGAGTCCATGATTTCGGGTAATGCCAAACTAAAATTTGAACTGACAGAAGATATCCCCACGCTGTACGCCGACCCGTCGCAAATTCAGCAACTGATTATCAACATTCTCGTCAATGCCGCCGAAGCACAGGACAAACGAAAAGGAAATATCACACTGACAACAGGTGTTCAGCAGGTTACGGCAGAAGACCTCAAAGACAGCGTGCTAAGGGAGAAAGCGAACCCTGGCCTGTTTGTACACATTAAAGTAACGGATACCGGATGCGGGATGGATGAAGAAACGAAAAGCAAGGTATTTGACCCGTTCTTCTCCACCAAGTTTACAGGACGAGGTCTGGGCATGTCCGCAGTTATGGGGATTGTTCGCCGGTATCATGGAGCAATCATGCTGGAATCCCGGCTCAACGAAGGAACGACGGTAACGGTACTGTTCCCCGTCAAACAAAAGTCCATTTTATTAGCGGAACAATCAGCGGTACATGTCCCCATAACTGAAATACCGCCACAGAAGCAGCCCGCCTTTCTGGTCGTCGATGACGAGGACGCGATACTGCAGGTGACCGGAGTGATGCTGCAGGAGATGAATTATGATTGTGTTGCTGCATCCACAGGTGCCGAGGCATACGCCAAGAGTGATGTGTACGGGGCATCTCTCTTCGGTGCCATTATTGATTTAACGCTGCCTGACATCAATGGACGTGAACTCTATGATGCATTATCGACAAAATACCCTCATATGCATTTCATTTTTACCAGCGGTTACCAACACTCGGATATCCGATCCATGCTACCGGATGGAAACATCCAGTTTATCCAAAAGCCATTTTCTCTTGATGAATTCTTCAAAGTAATATCGAGGATCAATGACAACAAGGCACCTGTATGA